In a single window of the Nicotiana tomentosiformis chromosome 8, ASM39032v3, whole genome shotgun sequence genome:
- the LOC104085940 gene encoding ACT domain-containing protein ACR8-like, producing the protein MEWPAYLDEYEKLVFRMTTPRVMIDNAGCSNSTRVMIDSARKHGILLEAVQVLTDLNLSIKKAYISSDGRWFMDVFHVTDLDGNKLTDESVISYIEQSLGTIHFASAKCFDGLTALELTGTDRIGLLSEVFAVLSELQCNIVEANVWTHNGRIASLIYVKEGDSGSPIEDSQKIDTIEARLRNVLKGDNDIRSAKTSVSMAVTHTERRLHQMMFADRDYERKPVIRTNDNPIVSVLNCLEKGYSVINVQCKDRPNLLFDIVCTLTDMQYVVFHATVNTAGDSAYLEFFIRHTDGSPISSEAEKQRVILCLRAAIERRASEGVRLELCTGDKQGLLAEVTRTFRENGLNVTRAEISTSSDNTALNVFYVTDGNGNPADPKIIDSVRQRIGLSDLKVKELPLIYHQKAEEREEPTVGAGGAMLLSLGSIVRKNLYNLGLIKSYS; encoded by the exons ATGGAGTGGCCTGCTTATTTAGATGAATATGAAAAGCTTGTTTTCCGTATGACTACTCCAAG GGTCATGATCGACAATGCCGGTTGTTCAAATTCCACTCGCGTTATG ATTGATAGTGCGAGAAAACATGGAATACTTCTGGAAGCAGTACAAGTTCTTACGGATCTGAACCTTTCAATCAAAAAAGCTTACATCTCGTCCGACGGTCGGTGGTTTATGGACG TGTTTCACGTTACTGATTTGGATGGAAACAAATTAACGGACGAGAGTGTCATCAGTTACATTGAACAG TCATTAGGGACTATTCATTTTGCAAGTGCAAAGTGCTTTGATGGTTTGACAGCACTGGAATTAACTGGGACGGATCGAATTGGCCTATTATCGGAGGTTTTTGCAGTACTCTCAGAATTACAGTGCAATATAGTTGAAGCTAATGTGTGGACTCACAATGGTCGAATTGCGTCCCTAATTTATGTGAAGGAAGGGGATTCAGGGTCCCCGATTGAGGACTCTCAGAAGATAGACACGATTGAAGCTCGTTTAAGGAATGTGCTCAAGGGGGATAATGATATTCGCAGTGCTAAAACATCAGTGTCTATGGCTGTCACACATACTGAAAGGAGGCTTCATCAGATGATGTTTGCAGATCGTGATTATGAAAGGAAGCCGGTTATTAGGACTAACGATAACCCTATTGTATCGGTATTGAATTGCTTGGAAAAGGGTTATTCCGTAATAAATGTTCAGTGCAAGGATCGACCTAATCTTCTGTTTGATATCGTTTGCACCTTGACAGACATGCAATATGTTGTGTTCCATGCCACAGTTAATACAGCAGGGGACAGCGCATACTTG GAATTCTTCATTAGGCATACAGATGGAAGTCCGATTAGTTCAGAAGCAGAAAAACAGCGTGTGATTCTATGTCTACGAGCTGCAATTGAGAGAAGAGCATCTGAG GGAGTGAGGCTGGAGTTATGTACTGGAGATAAGCAAGGGCTATTGGCTGAAGTAACACGAACTTTCCGTGAAAATGGTTTAAATGTGACAAGGGCAGAGATATCCACAAGTAGTGATAATACAGCTCTAAATGTGTTCTATGTAACAGATGGTAATGGAAATCCAGCTGATCCAAAGATCATTGATTCTGTTAGGCAGAGAATTGGATTGAGTGACTTGAAAGTGAAGGAATTGCCACTTATCTATCATCAAAAGGCAGAGGAGAGGGAAGAGCCCACAGTTGGGGCAGGTGGGGCAATGTTGCTTTCACTTGGTAGCATTGTAAGGAAGAATCTATACAATTTGGGATTGATCAAGTCATATTCTTGA
- the LOC104085945 gene encoding uncharacterized protein — translation MPDNTEVEATTAGIGAQYDSNHAYFLHSSDAPAPAVTSKDFQQWNRCNDIETSWLLNSLGKEIVEAVIYYKTALDLWTNLEERFGQSNNAKLFHLQKELNDLVCACVYGGKKKLAKSLEDERLIQFLMGLKETYAQARSNILMIKPLPTVNHAYSLLLQDENQRETPVYNQFSSGGSSFMAGSQGYSMTNGSQVQSAQKFTGNSENYTECREP, via the exons ATGCCGGATAACACTGAAGTTGAAGCAACAACAGCTGGAATTGGAGCTCAGTATGACTCCAACCATGCTTATTTTTTGCATTCATCTGATGCACCAG CACCAGCAGTCACCTCTAAGGATTTTCAACAGTGGAATCGATGCAATGACATAGAGACATCTTGGTTATTGAACTCTCTGGGAAAAGAGATAGTTGAAGCTGTTATCTATTACAAAACAGCTTTAGATCTATGGACTAATCTTGAAGAGAGATTTGGACAGTCAAATAATGCTAAGTTATTCCATCTGCAAAAGGAATTAAATGATTTAGT TTGTGCATGTGTGTATGGAGGAAAGAAGAAGTTAGCCAAATCTTTGGAGGATGAGAggctcattcaatttcttatggGGTTGAAGGAGACCTATGCTCAGGCTAGGAGTAACATCTTGATGATTAAGCCACTTCCTACTGTTAATCATGCTTACTCATTATTATTGCAAGATGAGAATCAGAGGGAAACCCCTGTTTACAATCAATTTTCCTCAGGAGGTTCATCTTTTATGGCAGGAAGCCAAGGATACTCTATGACAAATGGAAGCCAAGTGCAATCAGCACAGAAGTTTACGGGAAATTCAGAAAACTACACAGAGTGCAGGGAACCCTAA